The Natranaeroarchaeum aerophilus region CTCCGTGCTCTTCGAGTGCCGCGTCGAGTGTATTGTCCGATGTCTCTTCGAGGCGACCTTCTATCACGACGCTTCTCCACCCCTCATCGGTGTCGTCGTAGACGACAAGCGATGCGTGCTCGGTTGCCCTGGCATACCGTCGCTTCTGGCTCCCTGACGCGTACCCCAGCCGGAGTTGACATCCTCCCCGCGCTGAAGCGCGAGGATTCCCACGTTGGGATATTAGGGT contains the following coding sequences:
- a CDS encoding pyridoxamine 5'-phosphate oxidase family protein, whose translation is TLISQRGNPRASARGGCQLRLGYASGSQKRRYARATEHASLVVYDDTDEGWRSVVIEGRLEETSDNTLDAALEEHGEQLDIPYVRVFDRPTNEIEFRTVRINITSMKGMIEA